In Arachis stenosperma cultivar V10309 chromosome 1, arast.V10309.gnm1.PFL2, whole genome shotgun sequence, one DNA window encodes the following:
- the LOC130966612 gene encoding ATPase 8, plasma membrane-type isoform X2 has protein sequence MASGDISFEDLKNENVDLENIPIEEVFVQLKCSREGLTSAEGEKRLQIFGYNKLEEKKDSKLLKFLGFMWNPLSWVMEAAAVMAIALANGGGKPPDWQDFVGIVVLLLINSTISFIEENSAGNAAAALMAGLAPKTKVLRDGKWSEEEAAILVPGDLISIKLGDIVPADARLLEGDPLKIDQAALTGESLPVTKNPGDEVFSGSTCKQGEIEAVVIATGVHTFFGKAAHLVDSTNNVGHFQQVLTAIGNFCICSIAVGMLIEIIVVYPIQQRAYRDGIDNLLVLLIGGIPIAMPTVLSVTMAIGSHRLSEQGAITKRMTAIEEMAGMDVLCSDKTGTLTLNKLTVDKDLIEVFPPKVDKQTLVLFAARASRVENQDAIDASIVGMLSDPKEARAGITEVHFLPFNPVEKRTAITYIDSNGDWHRSSKGAPEQGETLKKAHKIIDDFANRGLRALGVARQTVSAKSKESEGEPWEFLGLLPLFDPPRHDSAETIRRALELGVNVKMITGDQLAIGKETGRRLGMGTNMYPSSSLLGASKDPAIAAIPIDELIEKADGFAGVFPEHKYEIVKRLQDKKHIVGMTGDGVNDAPALKKADIGIAVADATDAARSASDIVLTEPGLSVIVSAVLTSRAIFQRMKNYTIYAVSITIRIVFGFMLVALIWKFDFSPFMVLVIAILNDGTIMTISKDRVKPSPLPDSWKLKEIFATGIVLGLYMAVTTALFFYLIHDTDFFTNTFHVEAIYDSEEQLTSALYLQVSIISQALIFVTRSRGWSYIERPGLLLVVAFLAAQLVATVVAVYAHWDFARINGIGWRWAGAIWIFSIVTYIPLDILKFLIRLGLSGRAWDNMIDKKTAFTTKKDYGKSEREAQWAVAQRTLHGLQVPETQPALSTEISEIAEQARRRAEAARLRELHTLKGHVESVVKLKGLDIDTIQQHYTL, from the exons ATGGCTTCCGGTGACATCTCTTTCGAGGATCTTAAGAATGAGAATGTGGATCTC GAGAACATTCCCATTGAGGAAGTGTTCGTGCAACTGAAATGTAGCCGAGAGGGTTTGACATCAGCTGAAGGAGAGAAGAGGCTACAAATCTTCGGTTACAACAAACTAGAAGAGAAAAAGGATAGCAAGCTGCTTAAATTCTTGGGTTTCATGTGGAATCCATTGTCATGGGTCATGGAGGCTGCTGCTGTCATGGCCATTGCATTGGCCAATGGCGGG GGCAAGCCACCGGATTGGCAAGATTTCGTTGGTATTGTGGTGTTGCTTTTGATCAACTCAACGATTAGTTTCATTGAGGAAAACAGTGCCGGCAATGCCGCAGCTGCTTTGATGGCCGGTCTTGCACCCAAAACCAAGGTGTTGAGAGATGGAAAATGGAGTGAGGAAGAAGCAGCAATCTTGGTGCCTGGAGATTTGATCAGCATCAAGTTGGGAGATATCGTTCCTGCAGATGCTCGTCTTTTGGAAGGTGATCCTCTCAAGATTGACCAAGCTGCCCTCACCGGCGAGTCATTGCCGGTCACCAAGAACCCCGGTGATGAGGTCTTCTCTGGCTCCACATGCAAACAAGGTGAGATCGAGGCTGTTGTCATTGCCACCGGTGTCCACACCTTCTTTGGCAAGGCTGCTCATCTTGTAGACAGCACCAACAATGTTGGTCACTTCCAACAG GTGTTGACTGCCATTGGTAACTTCTGCATCTGCTCAATTGCTGTGGGAATGCTGATTGAGATCATTGTGGTCTATCCCATCCAACAGAGGGCATACAGAGATGGTATTGATAACTTGTTGGTTCTTCTCATTGGTGGTATTCCAATTGCCATGCCAACTGTCTTGTCTGTCACCATGGCTATTGGCTCTCACCGCCTTTCCGAGCAAGGTGCCATCACCAAGAGGATGACTGCCATTGAAGAAATGGCAGGTATGGATGTTCTCTGCAGTGACAAGACCGGAACTCTCACCCTTAACAAGCTTACCGTTGACAAGGACTTGATTGAG GTCTTCCCCCCTAAGGTAGACAAGCAAACCCTTGTCTTGTTTGCTGCCAGGGCTTCCAGGGTTGAAAACCAGGATGCCATTGATGCTTCAATTGTTGGAATGTTGAGTGATCCCAAGGAG GCAAGAGCAGGAATCACCGAGGTGCATTTCTTGCCCTTCAATCCTGTGGAGAAGCGCACAGCCATTACCTACATTGATAGCAATGGAGACTGGCACAGAAGCAGCAAGGGTGCTCCTGAGCAA GGAGAGACTTTGAAGAAGGCCCATAAGATCATTGATGACTTTGCCAACCGCGGTCTGCGTGCATTGGGCGTTGCACGCCAG ACTGTTTCAGCAAAGAGCAAGGAAAGCGAAGGAGAACCATGGGAGTTCTTGGGCTTGTTGCCACTTTTCGACCCTCCAAGGCATGATAGTGCAGAGACTATCCGTCGTGCTCTTGAACTCGGTGTGAATGTTAAGATGATCACCGGTGACCAACTTGCCATCGGAAAAGAAACCGGTCGTAGGCTCGGAATGGGAACCAACATGTACCCTTCATCCTCACTCCTTGGTGCTAGCAAAGACCCTGCCATTGCAGCCATTCCAATTGATGAACTGATTGAGAAGGCTGATGGATTCGCCGGAGTGTTCCCAGAGCACAAATACGAGATTGTGAAGAGGCTGCAGGATAAGAAACACATAGTGGGAATGACCGGAGATGGTGTGAACGATGCACCGGCATTGAAGAAGGCAGATATCGGTATCGCAGTGGCAGATGCAACTGATGCCGCAAGAAGTGCCTCAGATATTGTGTTGACTGAGCCTGGATTGAGCGTGATTGTGAGTGCTGTGCTTACAAGCAGGGCTATCTTCCAGAGGATGAAGAACTACACCATCTATGCTGTCTCCATTACCATCCGTATTGTTTTTGGATTCATGCTTGTTGCACTCATCTGGAAGTTCGACTTCTCACCTTTCATGGTGCTCGTCATTGCCATCTTGAACGATGGAACCATCATGACCATCTCCAAGGACAGGGTCAAGCCATCTCCTCTCCCTGACTCATGGAAGCTCAAGGAAATCTTCGCCACCGGCATTGTCCTTGGTTTATACATGGCTGTCACCACTGCCTTGTTCTTCTACTTGATCCATGACACCGACTTCTTCACC AATACCTTCCACGTGGAGGCAATTTATGATAGTGAGGAGCAACTCACCTCAGCTCTATACCTTCAAGTGAGTATCATCAGTCAAGCACTCATCTTCGTGACAAGGTCAAGGGGCTGGTCCTACATTGAACGCCCTGGATTGTTGCTTGTTGTCGCCTTCCTCGCAGCACAACTG GTGGCAACTGTGGTTGCTGTGTACGCACACTGGGACTTCGCTAGAATCAACGGAATCGGGTGGAGATGGGCAGGAGCAATCTGGATCTTCAGCATTGTGACATACATCCCTCTTGATATCCTAAAGTTCTTGATCAGGTTGGGGCTGTCAGGAAGGGCATGGGACAACATGATTGACAAGAAGACCGCATTCACAACAAAGAAGGATTACGGCAAAAGCGAGAGGGAAGCTCAATGGGCTGTGGCTCAGCGCACATTGCACGGACTCCAGGTTCCTGAGACCCAACCCGCATTAtccactgagatctctgaaatcGCTGAGCAGGCCAGAAGACGTGCTGAGGCTGCAAGGCTAAGAGAACTCCACACTCTCAAGGGCCATGTTGAATCCGTCGTCAAGTTGAAGGGTCTTGACATTGATACCATCCAACAACACTACACGCTTTAA
- the LOC130966612 gene encoding ATPase 8, plasma membrane-type isoform X1 translates to MASGDISFEDLKNENVDLENIPIEEVFVQLKCSREGLTSAEGEKRLQIFGYNKLEEKKDSKLLKFLGFMWNPLSWVMEAAAVMAIALANGGGKPPDWQDFVGIVVLLLINSTISFIEENSAGNAAAALMAGLAPKTKVLRDGKWSEEEAAILVPGDLISIKLGDIVPADARLLEGDPLKIDQAALTGESLPVTKNPGDEVFSGSTCKQGEIEAVVIATGVHTFFGKAAHLVDSTNNVGHFQQVLTAIGNFCICSIAVGMLIEIIVVYPIQQRAYRDGIDNLLVLLIGGIPIAMPTVLSVTMAIGSHRLSEQGAITKRMTAIEEMAGMDVLCSDKTGTLTLNKLTVDKDLIEVFPPKVDKQTLVLFAARASRVENQDAIDASIVGMLSDPKEARAGITEVHFLPFNPVEKRTAITYIDSNGDWHRSSKGAPEQIIELCKLKGETLKKAHKIIDDFANRGLRALGVARQTVSAKSKESEGEPWEFLGLLPLFDPPRHDSAETIRRALELGVNVKMITGDQLAIGKETGRRLGMGTNMYPSSSLLGASKDPAIAAIPIDELIEKADGFAGVFPEHKYEIVKRLQDKKHIVGMTGDGVNDAPALKKADIGIAVADATDAARSASDIVLTEPGLSVIVSAVLTSRAIFQRMKNYTIYAVSITIRIVFGFMLVALIWKFDFSPFMVLVIAILNDGTIMTISKDRVKPSPLPDSWKLKEIFATGIVLGLYMAVTTALFFYLIHDTDFFTNTFHVEAIYDSEEQLTSALYLQVSIISQALIFVTRSRGWSYIERPGLLLVVAFLAAQLVATVVAVYAHWDFARINGIGWRWAGAIWIFSIVTYIPLDILKFLIRLGLSGRAWDNMIDKKTAFTTKKDYGKSEREAQWAVAQRTLHGLQVPETQPALSTEISEIAEQARRRAEAARLRELHTLKGHVESVVKLKGLDIDTIQQHYTL, encoded by the exons ATGGCTTCCGGTGACATCTCTTTCGAGGATCTTAAGAATGAGAATGTGGATCTC GAGAACATTCCCATTGAGGAAGTGTTCGTGCAACTGAAATGTAGCCGAGAGGGTTTGACATCAGCTGAAGGAGAGAAGAGGCTACAAATCTTCGGTTACAACAAACTAGAAGAGAAAAAGGATAGCAAGCTGCTTAAATTCTTGGGTTTCATGTGGAATCCATTGTCATGGGTCATGGAGGCTGCTGCTGTCATGGCCATTGCATTGGCCAATGGCGGG GGCAAGCCACCGGATTGGCAAGATTTCGTTGGTATTGTGGTGTTGCTTTTGATCAACTCAACGATTAGTTTCATTGAGGAAAACAGTGCCGGCAATGCCGCAGCTGCTTTGATGGCCGGTCTTGCACCCAAAACCAAGGTGTTGAGAGATGGAAAATGGAGTGAGGAAGAAGCAGCAATCTTGGTGCCTGGAGATTTGATCAGCATCAAGTTGGGAGATATCGTTCCTGCAGATGCTCGTCTTTTGGAAGGTGATCCTCTCAAGATTGACCAAGCTGCCCTCACCGGCGAGTCATTGCCGGTCACCAAGAACCCCGGTGATGAGGTCTTCTCTGGCTCCACATGCAAACAAGGTGAGATCGAGGCTGTTGTCATTGCCACCGGTGTCCACACCTTCTTTGGCAAGGCTGCTCATCTTGTAGACAGCACCAACAATGTTGGTCACTTCCAACAG GTGTTGACTGCCATTGGTAACTTCTGCATCTGCTCAATTGCTGTGGGAATGCTGATTGAGATCATTGTGGTCTATCCCATCCAACAGAGGGCATACAGAGATGGTATTGATAACTTGTTGGTTCTTCTCATTGGTGGTATTCCAATTGCCATGCCAACTGTCTTGTCTGTCACCATGGCTATTGGCTCTCACCGCCTTTCCGAGCAAGGTGCCATCACCAAGAGGATGACTGCCATTGAAGAAATGGCAGGTATGGATGTTCTCTGCAGTGACAAGACCGGAACTCTCACCCTTAACAAGCTTACCGTTGACAAGGACTTGATTGAG GTCTTCCCCCCTAAGGTAGACAAGCAAACCCTTGTCTTGTTTGCTGCCAGGGCTTCCAGGGTTGAAAACCAGGATGCCATTGATGCTTCAATTGTTGGAATGTTGAGTGATCCCAAGGAG GCAAGAGCAGGAATCACCGAGGTGCATTTCTTGCCCTTCAATCCTGTGGAGAAGCGCACAGCCATTACCTACATTGATAGCAATGGAGACTGGCACAGAAGCAGCAAGGGTGCTCCTGAGCAA ATTATTGAACTGTGCAAACTCAAGGGAGAGACTTTGAAGAAGGCCCATAAGATCATTGATGACTTTGCCAACCGCGGTCTGCGTGCATTGGGCGTTGCACGCCAG ACTGTTTCAGCAAAGAGCAAGGAAAGCGAAGGAGAACCATGGGAGTTCTTGGGCTTGTTGCCACTTTTCGACCCTCCAAGGCATGATAGTGCAGAGACTATCCGTCGTGCTCTTGAACTCGGTGTGAATGTTAAGATGATCACCGGTGACCAACTTGCCATCGGAAAAGAAACCGGTCGTAGGCTCGGAATGGGAACCAACATGTACCCTTCATCCTCACTCCTTGGTGCTAGCAAAGACCCTGCCATTGCAGCCATTCCAATTGATGAACTGATTGAGAAGGCTGATGGATTCGCCGGAGTGTTCCCAGAGCACAAATACGAGATTGTGAAGAGGCTGCAGGATAAGAAACACATAGTGGGAATGACCGGAGATGGTGTGAACGATGCACCGGCATTGAAGAAGGCAGATATCGGTATCGCAGTGGCAGATGCAACTGATGCCGCAAGAAGTGCCTCAGATATTGTGTTGACTGAGCCTGGATTGAGCGTGATTGTGAGTGCTGTGCTTACAAGCAGGGCTATCTTCCAGAGGATGAAGAACTACACCATCTATGCTGTCTCCATTACCATCCGTATTGTTTTTGGATTCATGCTTGTTGCACTCATCTGGAAGTTCGACTTCTCACCTTTCATGGTGCTCGTCATTGCCATCTTGAACGATGGAACCATCATGACCATCTCCAAGGACAGGGTCAAGCCATCTCCTCTCCCTGACTCATGGAAGCTCAAGGAAATCTTCGCCACCGGCATTGTCCTTGGTTTATACATGGCTGTCACCACTGCCTTGTTCTTCTACTTGATCCATGACACCGACTTCTTCACC AATACCTTCCACGTGGAGGCAATTTATGATAGTGAGGAGCAACTCACCTCAGCTCTATACCTTCAAGTGAGTATCATCAGTCAAGCACTCATCTTCGTGACAAGGTCAAGGGGCTGGTCCTACATTGAACGCCCTGGATTGTTGCTTGTTGTCGCCTTCCTCGCAGCACAACTG GTGGCAACTGTGGTTGCTGTGTACGCACACTGGGACTTCGCTAGAATCAACGGAATCGGGTGGAGATGGGCAGGAGCAATCTGGATCTTCAGCATTGTGACATACATCCCTCTTGATATCCTAAAGTTCTTGATCAGGTTGGGGCTGTCAGGAAGGGCATGGGACAACATGATTGACAAGAAGACCGCATTCACAACAAAGAAGGATTACGGCAAAAGCGAGAGGGAAGCTCAATGGGCTGTGGCTCAGCGCACATTGCACGGACTCCAGGTTCCTGAGACCCAACCCGCATTAtccactgagatctctgaaatcGCTGAGCAGGCCAGAAGACGTGCTGAGGCTGCAAGGCTAAGAGAACTCCACACTCTCAAGGGCCATGTTGAATCCGTCGTCAAGTTGAAGGGTCTTGACATTGATACCATCCAACAACACTACACGCTTTAA
- the LOC130939957 gene encoding uncharacterized protein LOC130939957: MASRKMNEYERQRLENIRRNDEMMAALKLHSKAASLLSKRPRVTTKSYSVKSEKKPKAETAVVIRRSLRTRGIPPDSKGLDAEALDSLPVLHSSAAKIEPSCKTLGPLPMSDAYEGEDDSDRSFIESIVAMAKKEAREGEFDGKDELRGSLELEPMDLNSENIARIVPGRITAVRFFPSTSVKMVVAGNKFGNLGFWDVGDDKGRIHLYHPHPAPISEILVQPYCLSKIYTSCYDGFLRLMDAEKEIFDLVYSSDEAIYSLHQPKNEANCLYFGEGRGGLAVWDNRMGKCSSRWILHEGRINTIDFKCESPYVLATGSSDGTACTWDLRYANGDKMTALKTFTHKRAVQSAYFSPSGCSLATTSTDNTIGIYSGADLEDAASVYHDNQTGRWLSSFRAIWGWDDSYLFVGNMKRGVDVLSTSQRKIVTTFQSAHMSAIPCRFDADPYEVGMLAGATSGGQVYIWTSR; this comes from the exons ATGGCGTCTCGGAAAATGAACGAGTACGAACGCCAGCGACTCGAGAACATTCGCCGCAACGATGAGATGATGGCCGCCCTCAAGCTCCATTCCAAGGCtgcctccctcctctccaagCGCCCGAG GGTTACGACCAAGTCGTACAGTGTCAAATCTGAGAAGAAGCCCAAAGCCGAAACCGCAGTCGTCATCCGCCGCTCCCTCCGCACCAGGGGTATCCCGCCCGATTCCAAAGGGCTCGATGCAGAAGCTCTAGATTCACTTCCCGTGCTTCACAGTTCGGCCGCCAAAATCGAACCTTCCTGCAAAACATTGGGCCCTCTTCCTATGAGTGATGCATATGAAGGGGAAGACGATTCTGATCGGTCATTCATCGAATCGATTGTCGCCATGGCAAAGAAGGAAGCCCGGGAAGGAGAGTTTGATGGTAAGGATGAACTTCGGGGTTCCTTAGAGCTGGAGCCTATGGATTTGAATTCCGAGAACATAGCAAGAATTGTTCCTGGAAGGATAACTGCAGTGCGGTTTTTCCCTTCCACTAGTGTAAAGATGGTTGTGGCTGGTAACAAGTTTGGGAACCTTGGGTTCTGGGATGTTGGAGATGATAAAGGGCGGATTCATTTATACCATCCTCATCCTGCTCCTATTTCTGAGATATTGGTTCAGCCATATTGCTTGTCCAAG ATCTATACAAGTTGTTATGATGGATTTCTTCGGCTTATGGATGCCGAGAAGGAAATCTTTGATTTGGTATATAGTAGTGATGAGGCTATATATAGTCTCCACCAACCAAAAAATGAGGCTAACTGCCTATATTTTGGCGAGGGTCGTGGTGGTTTGGCTGTTTGGGATAATAGGATGGGGAAATGTTCGTCTCGCTGGATTTTGCATGAAGGTAGGATTAATACAATAGATTTCAAATGTGAAAGCCCTTACGTTCTAGCTACTGGTTCTTCTGATGGGACTGCTTGCACTTGGGATTTGAGATATGCCAATGGTGACAAAATGACTGCCTTAAAGACTTTCACTCACAAAAGGGCTGTGCAGTCTGCTTACTTCTCTCCTTCTGGATGTAGCCTGGCAACAACAAG CACGGATAACACAATCGGAATATATAGTGGCGCTGACTTGGAGGATGCAGCTTCTGTATATCATGACAACCAGACTGGCAGATGGCTTTCTTCTTTCAG AGCAATATGGGGGTGGGATGACTCATATTTATTCGTCGGAAATATGAAAAGAGGAGTTGATGTTCTCTCAACAAGCCAAAGGAAAATAGTTACTACTTTCCAGAGTGCACATATGTCTGCCATTCCATGTAGATTTGATGCAGACCCATATGAGGTTGGAATGCTTGCAGGAGCTACAAGTGGAGGGCAGGTCTATATTTGGACATCACGCTAG
- the LOC130960726 gene encoding DNA replication licensing factor MCM5, which produces MSGWDEGAVYYSDQAHSWHDGNRPGDPDATASNHTIQQKFKEFIRNFSKNGLFPYRQNLLDNPKFLLVRFEDLDEFAPELSPKLESSPADFLPLFESAAAQVLGSLKTKVTGDTGELEDQVAGDVQILLTSDKDPVSMRSLGAQNISKLVKIAGITIAASRTKAKATYVTLVCKNCKKGKQIPCRPGLGGAVVPRSCDHIPQAGEEPCPIDPWLVVPDQSQYVDQQTLKLQENPEDVPTGELPRNLLLSVDRHLVQTVVPGSRLTVTGIFSIFQASNSASNKGAVAVRQPYIRVVGMEDTNEAKSGGPSAFTPEEIEEFKKFAAEPDAYKNICSKIAPSIFGHDDVKKAVACLLFGGSRKNLPDGVKLRGDINVLLLGDPSTAKSQFLKFVEKTAPIAVYTSGKGSSAAGLTASVIRDTSTREFYLEGGAMVLADGGVVCIDEFDKMRPEDRVAIHEAMEQQTISIAKAGITTVLNSRTSVLAAANPPSGRYDDLKTAQDNIDLQTTILSRFDLIFIVKDIRIYSQDKIIASHVIKVHASADATASENRVSKEENWLKRYLHYCRTECHPRLSESAATLLQNNYVKIRQDMRQQTNETGEAAAIPITVRQLEAIVRLSEALAKMKLSHVATEEHVQEAIRLFTVATMDAARSGIHQQISLTPEMANEIKLAETQIKRRIGIGNHISERRLIDDLNRMGMNESIVRRALVIMHQRDEVEYKRERRVIYRKA; this is translated from the exons ATGTCAGGTTGGGACGAAGGAGCCGTCTACTACAGCGACCAAGCCCACTCATGGCACGACGGCAACCGCCCCGGCGACCCCGACGCCACCGCATCCAACCACACCATCCAACAGAAATTCAAGGAGTTCATTCGCAACTTCAGTAAGAACGGTCTCTTCCCTTACAGACAAAACCTCCTCGACAACCCTAAGTTCCTCCTTGTCAGATTTGAAGACCTCGACGAATTTGCTCCCGAACTCTCCCCTAAGCTCGAGTCTTCCCCCGCCGACTTCTTGCCCTTG TTCGAAAGCGCCGCGGCGCAGGTTTTGGGGAGTTTGAAGACTAAAGTCACTGGCGACACCGGAGAGCTGGAAGATCAGGTTGCCGGCGATGTCCAGATTCTGCTTACTTCCGACAAGGATCCTGTATCCATGAGGTCGCTCGGG GCTCAAAACATATCGAAGCTTGTTAAAATTGCTGGGATTACTATAGCTGCATCAAGGACTAAGGCAAAGGCAACTTATGTTACCTTAGTATGTAAGAACTGCAAGAAAGGGAAGCAAATTCCGTGCAGGCCAGGACTTGGGGGAGCAGTTGTTCCTCGATCATGTGATCATATTCCTCAG GCTGGAGAAGAACCATGCCCAATTGACCCATGGCTTGTGGTTCCTGACCAGAGCCAGTATGTTGATCAACAAACATTGAAACTGCAAGAAAACCCAGAG GATGTTCCAACCGGTGAGCTACCTAGAAACCTGCTCCTCTCTGTTGATCGTCATCTAGTTCAAACAGTGGTACCTGGCTCAAGATTGACAGTCACTGGAATCTTCAGTATTTTCCAAGCTTCCAACTCTGCATC TAACAAAGGAGCAGTGGCAGTTAGACAACCATATATCAGGGTTGTAGGAATGGAAGACACAAATGAAGCCAAGTCTGGTGGTCCTTCTGCGTTTACACCAGAAGAG ATAGAAGAATTCAAAAAGTTTGCAGCTGAACCTGATGCTTATAAAAATATATGCTCCAAGATTGCTCCCTCAATATTTGGGCATGATGACGTCAAGAAGGCTGTGGCCTGTCTTCTTTTTGGTGGGTCAAGAAAG AACTTGCCAGATGGAGTGAAGTTAAGAGGTGATATCAATGTGTTGCTTCTTGGGGATCCATCTACAGCAAAATCACAG TTTCTGAAGTTTGTTGAAAAGACAGCTCCTATTGCTGTCTATACTTCCGGGAAAGGCTCATCAGCTGCTGGTCTCACAGCTTCTGTAATCAGAGATACCAGCACT CGTGAGTTTTACCTTGAAGGAGGGGCTATGGTCTTGGCAGATGGAGGCGTTGTCTGCATTGATGAATTCGACAAGATGAGACCAGAAGATAG GGTCGCCATCCATGAAGCCATGGAACAACAAACTATATCTATAGCTAAAGCAGGAATAACTACAGTTCTTAATTCTAGGACTTCTGTTCTTGCTGCTGCTAATCCTCCATCTGGACGATATGATGATCTTAAG ACTGCACAGGATAACATTGATTTGCAGACAACCATTCTTTCTAGATTTGATTTAATATTTATTGTGAAAGACATCAGAATTTACAGTCAAGACAAG ATCATAGCTAGTCATGTCATAAAGGTCCATGCATCAGCTGATGCAACCGCTAGTGAGAACAGGGTTTCTAAAGAAGAGAATTGGCTGAAGAG GTATTTACACTATTGTCGGACTGAATGCCACCCTCGTCTATCAGAATCTGCTGCAACATTACTGCAGAACAATTATGTGAAAATCAGGCAG GATATGAGGCAGCAAACCAATGAAACTGGAGAAGCTGCTGCAATACCAATTACAGTAAGGCAGCTGGAAGCTATTGTTAGGTTGAGTGAGGCACTTGCCAAAATGAAACT ATCTCATGTTGCTACTGAGGAGCATGTGCAAGAAGCAATAAGGCTTTTCACCGTGGCTACAATGGATGCTGCTCGGTCTGGAATACACCAACAAATCAGTCTCACACCAGAAATGGCAAATGAAATAAAG CTAGCAGAAACTCagataaagagaagaattgGGATTGGAAACCACATATCAGAAAGAAGGCTTATTGATGACCTCAACAGAATGGGAATGAATGAATCCATT GTGAGAAGAGCTCTTGTGATCATGCACCAGAGAGACGAAGTAGAGTACAAGCGAGAAAGGCGCGTTATATATAGGAAAGCATGA